Below is a window of Dromaius novaehollandiae isolate bDroNov1 chromosome 23, bDroNov1.hap1, whole genome shotgun sequence DNA.
GCGGCACAGACACGATACGAGCTGTAAAGATATGTCCTGATATGGCAAGCCACTACAGAAATAAACAATAAATATTCTGACACAAGCATAATGAATATAGTATAAAAATCTATAGAGACAAGATGGAATGGAACAGTAGATCCATAGAGAAGTGAGGAATCCAaaaaaaatttgtcttttaaCTCAGACATTATTTTCTAGTATTGGTTTGTATTGCCCTTGCACCTTCACCAGAGAAGAATATTTGGTATTTCATATCAACAAACTACTTCACAACAGAAAAgttcttctttgctctttttacAGCATTGCCAGATGACATCATCAAAGTCGCTAAAGATATCAAGCCGACTATTGAAATACAACAAAAAGGAGATGACTTTGTTGTGACATCAAAAACACCCAAACAAACTGTAACAAACTCATTTACACTTGGAAAAGAGGCTGACATTACTACTATGGATGGCAAAAAGCTAAAGGTAACATATTTCAGGAATAGGTGCATCTCTAGTCATCCTTATACTTCAGTTTTAGTGCCTGAGTGAAATTTGTTGTGCTGTTTCCATTAGCAAAAAATAGTATGTACACATGCGTTTGTAtcatttcagctgacagaaatgttTTGCTAAAACTCTTATGAAAGTGCTGTGGTCTTCAATTTAAATTAGCAAATGAGATTATGAAATTTCCGTATcacctgcatttattttgcatttgactATGTAATCAcctatttattttaactgaatttcaaaatctgcattttttatgtatttttaaatctgcttCAACAGTGTACTGTGAACATGGTAAATGGAAAGCTTGTGTGCAAATCAGAAAGCTTCTCTCATGAGCAAGAAGTTAAAGGAAATGAAATGGTAGAGGTAAGCATTTGGAAAACAgtggtgcattaaaaaaaatgctgaaggaagTTAGTTCTAAGTTGTTCCTTACTGACAAAGAGCTTTTCTCTAGGGAGTTAACCTCATTAAACTCCTAAAAAGTGTCCACGTGGGTAAAAACTACCATAAGAAGCACAGCTAACTATACTAAAGTTATGCATCTTGGACAATTTCTTGAGATCATTTTGAGTATCTCAAACTACTTTTCTAACATCAAGTAGGCAAAGCACCACACACAAGAACCCATTACTGTTTGGGACATATCTTTCTTGTAGTGCCTATGACTCAAAATGCTCCTTAATACAGAGTGATAAAATGCAGTTGATGACAGCATTTTAGTATCTAGATTCTCACTCTTCAGAACTGGTTTTGTAAAAGACCATGTCCTTGGTAGGAATGTTACAGACATATTTATAGGCAAGTACTGCAATTGTATTTTCTTGTAGAATAAGATGGATTTCTAAATGAATTACAGAAACATCTAGTCACTTAGCTACAAATATATTTCCTAAAGTCTAAGTGAAAAACAAGTTATGTATATTTGTCATCTACAGCGTTTGACTGTTGGTGGAGCAACTCTTGTCAGAAGAAGCAAGAGAGTCTGAAGACAGATCCACTTTCTTTAAGACATTTTTACATACCTAAAATAAAACGTACTTTCCACCAGGTGTGATCTTCGTTATCTGAAAGAACAGTACAgaaaatcattattatttttactctCCTATCACATACAAATCACTTCCCATTATAAGACCATGCTTTCCCTTATTATACTTACAGATCCTTTCCATACTGAGGACTGGAGGTCTGCCTCCCATACAGTCAAACCCAGACATATCTGAAAAAATTATGATTCACCATAATAATCAATGGGAGAGGACAGAAGCTGATATGTTTTTTGTTTCCTAACATACCCAATCAGCTTTTATCCCTCATTCTAATAATGTTTGCTGCCCTACTAAAAACCTGTCTCTATATCCTATCCAGCAAAGAGTAATTAGACATTTGCACAGGCGATCTGCACAGTATATCTGTGACAAGAATAGtaacaaatactttaaaagctATGAAGAATTTTTAAGAGTCATAAACGATTACAAAATAATAAGAGGAATGACTGCTCTTAAAATGATGTACAGAAGAGTACAATTAAATAAAAACGAGGCATTACAAGACCAAAGGCAATCAAACATTCTTCCAATTCACAACATACTCCCAGGATCTGCTTGCCAGTTTTCGTAAGTACCACTGGAATGTTTACATTCAGATTATGTGTCTCCAGTGCATTGTGTAGGCTGAAGTATAAAATGCACAGGATCCATGCCTACAATCACTTCTTTGGTCACTACTGGTAAGATCCTATTATTATATTAGTTCTTCTATTTAATACTTATTTATGTCACTGCAAGTTCGTTAGAATTTGATCTCAGGCGTAAGAGCTACATGAGAAAAGCTGCTGGACTAATTATGCTATTTAAAATCCCCATGTGGACCTTTTATTCCAAATGAGAGTGCTGAGTCTAGACTTTCCTATGCTAGGAGAAGAGCGGTTTGtaagtttttttgtattttaggtAATACCATTTGCAACATGCTGTAAGCATGATCAAGGAAGCATATTCCTATTCTGTGATAAGAATGTCCTCATGGGGAGTTTTACTGGCATAACTATGCAAGTATTGTTATGCTCATTTAGCTTCCCACATAGCTCTACTTTTAAGGACACTTTTACAGACTTTAAATTCAGCGTGAGTTACACAGAAATAAGATCAACAGCAAAGGATCAAGACACTGGTCAGACCTCAGAGAAGGCTGTTTTAAAGCTTCAGTAGTGCAAGGGGCCATTTAGGAGCTCGGAACAGAAATGTTTGAAAGTTGCTGGGTAACTGCTGCTAACTGCACAATGAAACACTACAAAAGAGAACTTAGTTTTCTAACAGTCAATTCACAGAACGCTGCAAGCCTTCAACAACCGAATGCTGTATCAGTAAATTGTAGATACAAAATATGATATACTTCCAGGTTCATTTCTACATTACTATAACTCAGAAATCATCCATTATATGTAACTAAACACTTTTAAGTTTGCAAAAATCCAATTCTTTGCTTTTGCTACACTGTGACATAAAATAGGATTGATGTTAAAGCAAAATCTATAtatatttgcttgcttttaaaacaaacattaaaatcttACTTTGGTCCAGTGTCTACTCAAATACTCCCAGCCCACTCAATACATCCACCCTGCAAATTCACTCCTTCCGTATTCAACCCCTTTCCAGAGTTCAGGCTCAATACAGGACAACTGCTGTACAAAGGGGGACTAAGTTATAGAGACTGCAGACTCGAGAACTACACTAATCCGTATATGGAATCTAAGTTGCTGTTAAACCATTTTAATTTGAAACAActaaaaattcttaaaagaaataattcacATTACTTCACAATCACAGTGATTTAGCATTTCCAGCAACTCAGCCAATCTTATCGATCCCATTGCAATATTCATTTGCCACAGGAAATCTCAGATTTAGGGGAAATATTCAGTGCAGTTCTTTACTTCAGGCTGTCAAAACATGAAGGATTTTGATTAGATCGGGGACCTTACCTTACTGCTCTAGGTAATCAGTTATTTCTGGATGACAATTGTTGTAGCTTTGGACAGTAATATTAGATCCACTCTTTCACAAAACCAAGTGAAATTTTCTGCAAAGGACTTGAGGAGATTATTTACAATGTTGCAATCAGGAACATTTCTGTCTTGTTCAAAACTGttcattttctgttctgaagGCTCTGAAAGGGTAATCCTGGCAGCAAACATTTCTATCCATTGCAAACTCCATTCCTTGGTGATTCCATTGTTTTTCAGCATGCCTAAGGACTggattttttctgctttgttataGCTGCATTGTGTTGTGTGCTCCACCATAATTTCAGTCTCTAACTGCCTTTCCTTGGCTtgattttcatgttcttttgacAATTCTTGTGTGTGTACAGAAGCTGACTGTGTATATGTTGCACAAGGCTACAAACTAAAATACCTGCTGCTAGCATATTTAGAACAAAACAATGTTAAATGGGAATATCAAATGCATAAAACTTTGTCAGGGActcccatttcttttctgcagGATCCTGTACACAGACCGCTAAGCATACAGTAACTATcatcactttcttttttccaaaagagtGGCATATATAGCTGGCTTTTCCTTGAAAGTCCTCTATCATATAAAACCTGTAAAAATGTCAAACAATTCTGGGTGTGAGAATGCCAGCACAGCAGCGTGTCCACCCACCACAGTTTCTCTCATATTCAGCCATTTAAAACAGATCAGTAAGGTCAGGAAGTGAAAATAGCTTACTGACAGGCATCAGGACTGCATGAACTCAAAAGTCTCACTTTCCCGTCTGCCTGTACACTTGGCTAAATATTCCTCACACCAGCGAAGATGCAGACAGGCTTCTTCTCCGAGCCCTTCATGAACTCAGCTTTCAGGCACGTCACATTTGCAGATCTACCACCTCCTTGCCTATTTCACCACTGGCAAGTCATGCATTATGTGTAAATAGTAATTCCTCCAGCTGCCCACATGTTGTTCTCATAACACAAATGGCTCTAGTAGGAATGACTTGGTCCTTTGCAAATTGGGCTGCTCTAGAATCATGCAGTGAAAAGTCTCAGGGCACAAATGTTGTCCATGACCAGGCCACAGCACCACACTCCCTCAAGCCGCTAGAAAAGGCCTAGCACAGCGGGCACCCTGATCCTGCACACCAGCCAGCCGTGGGGTCGATTCACTGCATTGGCGGATTGCACAGGGGTGAACCATGGCGCCTAAGGGTGTCTGCGCGGGGCAGgaggcggggcgggaggcggccggccGGGCGCGCACGGCCTTTCCCCTCACGGCAGCGCCTCGCCCACCATCTTGCCAACCGCCGCCAACGGCCTCCCGCGCGCCCAGCGCAGCGCGCGTTCAACCCCCTCGTTTGGGCGGGAAAGGGCAACGGCCACCGGAGGCGCGCGCACGCGCACGCGCGGAGCAGGGCGAGCCGAGAGCGCATGTGCGCACGGCGCCGGAGGGGAGGGGGGCTCCCTCGCAGGCcacgcgagtcacgccgggcgggAGCCTGCTGCGCCTGCGCGCCGGAGGGGCGGGCGAACGGCGCATGCGCAGTGAGGGGAGGGTCGGTTTTGGCGCCGGCTGTCCTGcctcccccccacaccctccGCCGTGTTTCCCTCCTTTCGCGGCGCTCTCGCCGGAAGCCCCGCGGGAAGTCTCGCGagaggcggcgggcggctggtTGTGGCGCTGCGTGCTGCTCCGGAGGGTCGCCTcagccgctccgctccccgcagcgcctgggccccgccgctcgctgcccctcgccccccgccgccgccgccatgtccCGCTACCTGCGGCCCCCCAACACCTCGCTCTTCGTGCGGAACGTGGCCGACGACACCCGGTGagcgggggcgagcggggcgggggagcggggcgggcgcgggggccgcgcaggCTTTGGCGGGCTCGTTAGGCCGCGCAGGCGGCTGCCGCGGGAGGCTGCGGGGCCTCCCcgggcgaggggccggggggcggAGGCGCAGGCCTCTCCCTTCTCGGCTGCTTTGCCCTTCTCCCTGCCTCGCCTTCCGCTCCCTTCCCCATTTTCCTCGCCGTCCCGTCCTTTCGATCCTCCGTCTTCGCGGGGATCGGTCTCAAAACGCATCCAGAAAGAACAAAGCTAGGCCGGAAAAGAGCGAAACTCCCCAGCCGCGTTGCTCTTTCTCCAGCGGGGGATCAAGGCGGGATTTGTCGGCCCGGCTCGGCGGTAGCTGCCTGTGCACCGCTTCTGGGCTCAGCGGCTGCTGGAATtgtaaatatgcttttaaaatgcagcGATTATTCCGAGAGGGGAGCAAACACAGCACGCTTGCTGTGAATGTCCTCCACATTCATAGTGTGGATGGTTCCGTTAGTATGGTAATTGCTGCCCGTTCGGGTGGAATGTTATTGCATTAATTGTTACGTACCGCGGCCTCTTACGAGGCTCCTAATgcggagaaaaaaagaaaacgcCTTTTCTTTATAATAATTGCCGCAAAATTAGGTAAGAACCAATTGTGTGCAGCTTAGTGCAATAATTTTTCATCGTTATTTAGAAGAGCTAAGTATACATAGTGCACGCATCGGTATTTGCTGCTTGGATGTTTTTAGTGAACTGTTAGatttctctatttctcttctgCAGTTCAGCATCTGCCTTTTGTGTTTGTTACCGGTTGTGAAATGTTTGTAGAGCATATGCGTACAGCATGCACGTGTGATTTGGAGCACTCTTTCTGGTGTTAATTGTAGAATTTCTGTGGAAGCCACTACAAGATTTGCTTGTATAAACTCAAGCTTGAGTTTTGAAACTTGCTGGCTGGACAGCTTGCACCAAAGTTGTTCAGCAAATAGCAGTAACGTAGGCACAATGGAGTGAATTAGGAACCTTATTGttgtccaaaaaaaaagtttttaattatttttttatcagCATTCATTCCTCTTTTGACCATAATTTATTTTAGGGTCAGAACAGTAAGGGAAGAAGACTTTCAAACTTCTTAAAAATGAGACTCCCGTTCAGGCTTTCATTGTAAACTTATGATTAAATGATATTTTTAGAGAGAGCTTCATTGTGAGATCCTTATGCTGGTTGTTGGAATTGCCTGCTTGTTGTCATATATGTAATATAGTCTGCTGACTATATGCAATTTagattttttccccagctgatgagaaagagaaaagaatagtAATAACTCTTTCACACCACATAATTATATATTCACATGAGTGTCTCATACAGATTGTTGTGTTAAagttatacagaaaaatatatgtaaagaAGCTAATGTAGTTAAGAAACCTCTCTGTTAAGGGGACAGTAGTTAGTTCAAGCTGTTCTGTACTCTGCCACCTCTTTGGAATAGCTAAGGGCGTGAATGGGTTACTCACTCAAGTTCCCTTCCATTTGATATGGTTGTAAGTGTTGAGTATTCAATGGAAATGAGTGTGTGTGACTGATTTATTCTTGTGCTCTACCTTTGCATGTTACAGTTAATGCTTGCATGTTGCAAAATCAGTGTTAAGAATTTTATGGGATACTTCTTGAAAAAAAGTTATTGGATCTTTCTCACTTTCAGCCCACTTTGCTAGTACATTTTGCATTAAAGTAGCTAATATATGTCACTTCTAGTATATGCTTATATTATGGAGTAATGCTAAAGACTGGATTCAAAATGCTAGGGTGTATCTTGAGCATCTTGAGGCTCAGCAGTGTTTCAGGAAAGCCTAGTGTGTTTTTAACAACGAGCTGCTCAAACTCtttcctgctgcttgccccccccccccccccccccaaaaaaaaatcttgctacaTTCATCCTCTTCGGAGTGTTCCAAAAAGATGGTTGGTCATATTATTTGATTGTAggtgtctttttttaatttagcagatGTTTTTTAACTTAAATAGGGAGAAAACATATATAAGATATTTGTGATATTTTAGGTCTGAAGATTTGCGCCGTGAGTTTGGTCGTTATGGGCCTATAGTTGATGTATACGTTCCACTTGACTTCTACACTCGTCGTCCCAGAGGATTTGCTTATGTTCAATATCCTTTCTTCAGATGGCTGATTAGTGAGGGGTGTTGAAGTTTGAAATTCAAGTTTGTGTAAGAGGTAACAAATCTAAATGAAAAAGCAGTTTACTTTTGTGTTGTATCTAATAAGTGTCTTACTTATATTGTGgtgtttcattatttttgaagATTAACTCCTCTCaattgttctttgcttttttgcaaaaCTTAAATCAAGTCCAGTAATATAAAAGCTTGCTTATGTGACTGAAATTGATACTAtatgatttaaatgaaaaattatcaCTGACTCAAAATTTTCTACCATGTTTTTATTATAACTAGTATGTAAGTAAATTGTGCTTAGCAAATTGTGGCTAGTGTTCattgttaatttaaaaattgaaaaaaaaatgggaacTGGAATCACTTGATCAAAAGCAGATTGTATAAAAAATGAGGTGAACTTCTTTCTTTAATATTGTCCCCTAATTTACTGTCCTCTGTTGTTGCCTCAGAATGTAAAGCTGTACAGTAATGGCGaccccaaagagaaagcatgaaagaaCCTTTAGAGTAGAGTTCAACAATTAAGGCAAGTAGACAAGCCAAAGACCTCTTAAGGATCAGGCTTGAAGAGAAGGGAgagtttgggaaaagaaaaaataaagaaaagctggaagaagGACAAGCCATAATGGGAGACAAAGCTTCGCTTTATCTACAAAAGGGGGAAAAGgttgtttttcaaagtaaaagATAAAGCCATCTGTCATTTTTGGCCAAGCATCTCATGACAAGTCCTTCTGACAAGCACTTAAAGAGTTAAAGGTCAAGATGAAGTTGAATGGTGGCCAAGATTAAAGGAGTCATACCTGATGTATCCTACAGAAtaacagtttttcttctgtttgtcatGTAAGCAGTAATTTGATGAATGATTCTGGTTTAGTCCATTGACAAAACCTGTAACATTTCTCTTGTGAGTGCTGTTGTAATTGTGATCTTGAATGAAATTGCATTCGTTCTTGGTTTATCAAGGTAAATATACCTACAACATGGTAGTTTATTTTCTGCATAGATGATGCTGATGATGGACTGAGTTGCTATGAGGAGAAAGGCAATTCATTCTTTCAGGTCCCATACATGGAAGAAGGTGTGTGAATTACAGTAGTGGTCGATCTCAGGCATTAAAATTGACAAAGACCGTGTTACTGAACATCTGACTGATAGTGTACTATTTTTAGTGTATGGTTTTATCACAAATAGACAGACT
It encodes the following:
- the LOC112982011 gene encoding fatty acid-binding protein, liver; translation: MAFNGTWQVYAQENYEEFLKAIALPDDIIKVAKDIKPTIEIQQKGDDFVVTSKTPKQTVTNSFTLGKEADITTMDGKKLKCTVNMVNGKLVCKSESFSHEQEVKGNEMVERLTVGGATLVRRSKRV